A genomic segment from Immundisolibacter sp. encodes:
- a CDS encoding alpha/beta fold hydrolase, with amino-acid sequence MPVAHLNGIDLNYDVTGDGPETLVLVHNVIANMSAYDDNAPAFGQHFRTIRFDLRGHGQSSKAATQDEAPGFYTYENTAADLAALLDHLGVERCHVLGQAYWGVSTASTFMAKNPERVQSLTAVSCDLLATEDGLGLFDKLTPELRAGFERLHAVARSEGMLAVFEARKQTRTFWGDRLMASPQILERFRQMYAETSPLTFLNFPLMRPAAKQAITDALARHRIPTFVLMGVQDPHPAEMIAHWKADYPDCHALLLPECGHYVAIENPADFNRAVLNFLAGVKAYGAA; translated from the coding sequence GAAACGCTGGTGCTGGTGCACAACGTCATCGCCAACATGAGTGCCTACGACGACAACGCGCCCGCCTTCGGCCAGCACTTTCGGACCATCCGCTTCGATCTGCGCGGCCATGGCCAGTCGTCCAAGGCGGCTACCCAGGACGAGGCACCGGGCTTTTATACCTACGAGAACACCGCCGCCGACCTGGCCGCGCTGCTCGACCATCTGGGGGTCGAACGCTGTCATGTGCTCGGGCAGGCCTATTGGGGCGTGAGCACCGCCAGCACCTTCATGGCCAAAAATCCCGAGCGCGTGCAGAGCCTGACCGCCGTCAGCTGCGACCTGCTGGCCACGGAAGACGGCCTTGGCCTGTTCGACAAGCTGACGCCGGAACTGCGCGCCGGCTTCGAACGCCTGCACGCGGTGGCGCGCAGCGAGGGCATGCTGGCGGTGTTCGAGGCGCGCAAGCAGACGCGCACCTTCTGGGGCGACCGGCTGATGGCGAGTCCGCAGATACTGGAACGCTTCCGGCAGATGTATGCCGAGACCTCGCCACTGACCTTTTTGAACTTCCCGCTCATGCGTCCGGCAGCCAAGCAGGCGATTACCGACGCGCTGGCCCGCCACCGCATCCCGACCTTTGTACTGATGGGCGTGCAGGACCCACATCCGGCCGAGATGATCGCCCACTGGAAAGCCGATTACCCGGACTGCCACGCCCTGCTGCTGCCCGAGTGCGGACACTACGTGGCGATCGAGAACCCGGCCGATTTCAACCGTGCGGTGCTCAACTTCCTGGCCGGTGTGAAGGCCTATGGCGCTGCCTGA